A window of the Isosphaera pallida ATCC 43644 genome harbors these coding sequences:
- a CDS encoding 30S ribosomal protein THX encodes MGKGDRRTFRGKLSRGSFGKCRPRKPSKKASKPVETAGETAPSTETASDQVT; translated from the coding sequence ATGGGTAAGGGTGATCGACGGACATTTCGAGGCAAGTTGAGCCGAGGCAGCTTCGGCAAGTGTCGTCCACGCAAGCCGTCTAAGAAAGCCAGTAAGCCGGTGGAGACCGCCGGCGAGACTGCTCCGTCCACTGAGACTGCGTCGGATCAAGTAACATGA
- a CDS encoding FAD-dependent oxidoreductase, whose amino-acid sequence MTWSRPALPTRRDLLGLGVTVAAAAALGGSPSSVLFATPWTNRFPLAPSGQEPVLRAEVLIVGGGIGGVAAALAACRRGRRVILVEETEWLGGQWTSQAVPPDEHRWIESFGRTASYARLRKAVRDHYRRVYPLTGASVRDERLNPGQGRVSRLCCEPRVILAELEAALGPYLAAGRLTILRSTRAETVETEGDRVRMVRLRSRDNTLRVVEAPYILDATELGDLLPLAGAEFVTGAESHADTQEPHAPEQARPDDVQGFTLCFAVEHRPGENHVGDPDPPEDYAFWRDHHPQLEPAWPGPLLSWTFSHPVTLEPTTAGFDPTRDDVPGASLNLWVYRRILAASSFEASAGIRDVSLVNWPQNDFWLAPLHPPQGPTNPLAFHQARARAASLSLSLLHWMRTEAPRPDGGTGWPGLVLRRDITGTADGLAMFPYVRESRRIVAEFTVTENHVGLEARRAILRSQPGFDPTRDRITAAPFADSVGVGAYRIDLHPTTGGRNYLDLACLPFQIPLGALIPVRLENLLPACKNLGVTHLTNGAFRLHPVEWTIGEAAGLLVDFCLSQNLTPRGVRNHPHRLAAFQSLLSAEGLELSWPETSAL is encoded by the coding sequence ATGACCTGGTCGCGTCCTGCCCTCCCAACCCGCCGCGATCTGCTTGGCCTTGGCGTAACGGTGGCCGCCGCCGCGGCTCTGGGCGGCTCTCCGTCGTCCGTCCTCTTCGCAACTCCTTGGACGAATCGGTTCCCGCTCGCCCCGAGTGGCCAAGAACCCGTCCTTCGGGCTGAGGTGCTGATTGTCGGCGGAGGAATCGGCGGGGTTGCGGCCGCCTTGGCTGCCTGCCGACGCGGTCGCCGGGTCATCCTCGTCGAAGAGACCGAATGGTTGGGCGGCCAATGGACCTCGCAGGCGGTTCCTCCTGACGAACATCGCTGGATCGAGTCGTTCGGTCGAACGGCCTCCTATGCTCGGCTGAGGAAGGCGGTGCGCGACCACTACCGTCGGGTGTATCCTCTTACTGGAGCCTCAGTTCGGGATGAACGGCTCAACCCCGGCCAAGGTCGGGTCTCGCGTTTGTGTTGCGAGCCTCGGGTGATTCTAGCGGAATTGGAGGCCGCGCTCGGTCCGTATCTGGCCGCAGGACGCTTGACGATCCTACGCAGCACGCGGGCCGAGACAGTGGAGACCGAGGGCGATCGCGTGCGGATGGTGCGGTTGCGAAGCCGGGACAACACGCTAAGGGTTGTCGAAGCCCCTTACATTCTCGACGCCACCGAACTAGGTGATCTGTTGCCGTTGGCCGGGGCCGAGTTCGTCACGGGAGCCGAGTCGCATGCCGACACCCAGGAGCCCCACGCGCCGGAGCAAGCCCGTCCCGACGACGTTCAAGGGTTCACGCTTTGCTTCGCCGTCGAACACCGTCCCGGCGAGAACCATGTGGGCGATCCCGATCCACCCGAGGATTACGCCTTCTGGCGAGACCACCATCCTCAGCTGGAACCAGCCTGGCCTGGCCCGTTGCTTTCGTGGACCTTTTCCCACCCGGTCACGCTCGAGCCGACCACTGCCGGCTTCGACCCGACCCGCGACGACGTGCCGGGAGCCAGCCTGAACCTCTGGGTCTATCGCCGCATTCTCGCCGCGTCTAGCTTTGAGGCATCCGCCGGGATTCGAGACGTGAGCCTGGTCAACTGGCCCCAAAACGACTTTTGGCTGGCCCCGCTGCACCCGCCCCAAGGTCCTACCAACCCCTTGGCTTTCCACCAGGCCCGCGCTCGAGCCGCCTCGCTAAGCCTGTCGCTGTTGCACTGGATGAGGACCGAAGCCCCCCGTCCCGACGGCGGAACCGGCTGGCCTGGCTTGGTGTTGCGTCGGGACATCACTGGAACGGCCGATGGTCTGGCCATGTTCCCTTATGTGCGGGAGTCGCGCCGCATCGTCGCCGAGTTCACCGTCACCGAAAACCATGTGGGTCTGGAGGCGCGTCGGGCGATCTTGCGAAGCCAACCAGGCTTCGACCCAACCCGCGATCGGATCACCGCCGCTCCCTTCGCCGACTCGGTGGGCGTCGGAGCCTACCGGATCGACCTGCACCCCACCACCGGCGGCCGCAACTACCTCGACTTGGCTTGCCTTCCCTTTCAGATCCCCTTGGGCGCGCTCATTCCAGTCCGCCTAGAGAATCTGTTGCCCGCCTGCAAAAACCTGGGCGTAACCCATCTCACCAACGGGGCCTTCCGACTGCATCCCGTGGAATGGACCATTGGTGAGGCGGCCGGACTGCTCGTGGATTTCTGTTTGAGCCAAAACCTGACGCCGCGCGGAGTTCGCAACCATCCCCACCGACTCGCCGCGTTCCAGTCGCTCCTCAGCGCTGAG